A genome region from Meriones unguiculatus strain TT.TT164.6M chromosome 19, Bangor_MerUng_6.1, whole genome shotgun sequence includes the following:
- the LOC132649347 gene encoding histone H2B type 1-C/E/F/G/I: MPEPAKSAPAPKKGSKKAVTKAQKKDGKKRKRSRKESYSVYVYKVLKQVHPDTGISSKAMGIMNSFVNDIFERIAGEASRLAHYNKRSTITSREIQTAVRLLLPGELAKHAVSEGTKAVTKYTSSK; this comes from the coding sequence ATGCCTGAGCCCGCGAAGTCGGCTCCCGCCCCGAAGAAGGGGTCCAAGAAGGCGGTGACCAAGGCGCAGAAGAAGGACGGCAAGAAGCGCAAGCGCAGCCGCAAGGAGAGCTACTCGGTGTACGTGTACAAGGTGCTGAAGCAGGTGCACCCCGACACGGGCATCTCGTCCAAGGCCATGGGCATCATGAACTCGTTCGTCAACGACATCTTCGAGCGCATCGCGGGCGAGGCGTCGCGCCTGGCGCACTACAACAAGCGCTCGACCATCACGTCGCGGGAGATCCAGACGGCCGTGCGCCTGCTGCTGCCCGGGGAGCTGGCCAAGCACGCCGTGTCGGAGGGCACCAAGGCCGTCACCAAGTACACCAGCTCCAAGTGA
- the LOC132649342 gene encoding histone H2A type 1-E, whose product MSGRGKQGGKARAKAKTRSSRAGLQFPVGRVHRLLRKGNYAERVGAGAPVYLAAVLEYLTAEILELAGNAARDNKKTRIIPRHLQLAIRNDEELNKLLGRVTIAQGGVLPNIQAVLLPKKTESHHKAKGK is encoded by the coding sequence ATGTCTGGACGCGGCAAACAGGGCGGCAAGGCCCGCGCCAAAGCCAAGACCCGCTCGTCCCGCGCCGGGCTGCAGTTCCCCGTGGGCCGCGTGCACCGGCTCCTCCGCAAGGGCAACTACGCGGAGCGGGTGGGCGCCGGCGCCCCGGTGTACCTGGCGGCCGTGCTGGAGTACCTGACGGCCGAGATCCTGGAGCTGGCCGGCAACGCGGCCCGCGACAACAAGAAGACGCGCATCATCCCGCGCCACCTGCAGCTGGCCATCCGCAACGACGAGGAGCTCAACAAGCTGCTGGGCCGCGTCACCATCGCGCAGGGCGGCGTCCTGCCCAACATCCAGGCCGTGCTGCTGCCCAAGAAGACCGAGAGCCACCACAAGGCCAAGGGAAAATAA